Proteins encoded in a region of the Candidatus Moanabacter tarae genome:
- a CDS encoding D-galactonate dehydratase family member — protein sequence MIISDLKTYVVQLKDASRYTVTWTYLRIETDTGIVGWGEAGASVQNTALVCRTGLEQLRPILIGENPSDIERIWHKIYRTYTYFGSKGFGTAIASAVDLALWDIKGKEVGKPVFDLIGGRFRNRILLYNNTWFLGAKTPEEFADYAKRNVIDQGYTACKIDPFLEMRPYHRMYQSGQISESGEQEGYDIVASVREAVGPKHEILIDAHGHYNVPTAIRLANNLHEQSNITWFEEPVPPESYDALASVRQQTVPPICIGERLRTRWDFLPVLQNSLTDYIMPDTLWTGGITEIRKIAQLAEIYNIPISPHCVPLGPHEIIAAAHVCSTVPNFYRLESGFSAIPVYQKMLTEPLLYEDGHLILNGKPGLGYDLREDWLEENKFITNE from the coding sequence ATGATAATCAGCGATCTAAAAACTTACGTTGTACAGTTAAAGGATGCTAGCCGATATACAGTTACTTGGACCTATTTAAGGATTGAGACAGATACGGGTATAGTGGGATGGGGTGAAGCGGGTGCTTCTGTCCAGAACACAGCGCTCGTTTGTCGTACCGGACTGGAGCAGTTGCGGCCAATATTAATTGGTGAAAATCCTTCCGACATTGAACGTATTTGGCACAAGATCTATCGGACCTATACCTATTTCGGCTCGAAGGGTTTTGGAACGGCAATTGCATCTGCGGTCGATCTTGCGCTTTGGGATATTAAAGGAAAGGAAGTCGGAAAACCGGTCTTCGATCTAATTGGTGGGCGATTTAGAAACCGAATACTACTTTACAATAATACCTGGTTCTTGGGTGCTAAAACACCTGAAGAATTTGCCGACTATGCTAAACGGAATGTAATTGATCAGGGTTACACTGCCTGTAAGATTGATCCTTTCTTGGAGATGCGGCCTTATCATCGTATGTACCAGAGCGGTCAGATTTCTGAGTCCGGAGAGCAGGAAGGCTACGACATTGTTGCCTCTGTAAGGGAAGCAGTGGGACCGAAGCACGAAATTTTGATCGACGCCCATGGGCACTACAATGTGCCTACAGCGATCAGGTTGGCAAATAACCTACATGAGCAGTCAAACATAACTTGGTTCGAAGAACCGGTCCCACCAGAATCCTACGACGCTTTGGCGAGCGTCAGGCAACAAACCGTTCCTCCAATTTGCATTGGTGAAAGGTTACGAACCCGATGGGATTTCCTTCCCGTTTTGCAGAATAGTCTTACCGACTATATCATGCCAGATACTCTTTGGACGGGAGGTATAACCGAAATTCGAAAAATTGCACAATTAGCCGAAATCTACAACATCCCAATTTCACCACATTGCGTTCCCCTCGGTCCCCATGAGATAATTGCAGCGGCTCACGTGTGCTCGACGGTCCCAAACTTTTACCGACTTGAAAGTGGATTTTCTGCCATCCCTGTTTATCAGAAAATGTTGACCGAGCCGCTATTGTATGAAGACGGTCACTTGATTCTTAACGGAAAGCCGGGACTTGGATACGATCTTCGAGAGGATTGGCTAGAAGAAAACAAATTTATAACCAACGAGTAA
- the ilvB_2 gene encoding Acetolactate synthase large subunit produces MPRMTGYRFFAEMLKAYNVGTIFWMPAILKAGLMEIERVGGIKRVLCHSEKGAAYMADGYARASRRPGIAMCQSVGAANLASGLQDAYLAHSPVIAITGRQRTSFRYRHAYQEIDHWPLFEPVTKYNAFVDTLEQFPHELRQAFRESTTGTPGPVHLELPGIQGEVVGAAEATLEIFGEAEFQSYPPYRLEPDKEMVKEAAKLLERSKFPVFVAGGGAVASRAGSAILDLAEKLSAPVAVSLNGKGSIPDNHPLAVGVVGTYSRWCANKVVQEADLVVYVGSQMGDQVTDNWTVPLPGTDVIQIDLNPAELGRNCSTKLSILGDARKTIIKLSESLRSKRKDPEWAQRVRQWVKEWHLEYKPKLESDANPIRPERLCRELSQFLPSDALLVADTGHSGSWTGTMVDLTQETQDYMRCAGSLGWAFPASLGAKCAQPDRPVVCFTGDGGFWYHMAELETATRCGINTVTVINNNRSLNQDRPGVDVAYRNFPDGNPTEMWVYNDVDFSRFASVIGCFGIRVERSSDIQNALEQALASQKPAIIDVATDIEAFAPWTQTPS; encoded by the coding sequence ATGCCTCGAATGACCGGCTATAGATTCTTTGCTGAAATGCTTAAAGCTTATAATGTTGGTACCATCTTCTGGATGCCGGCGATTCTTAAGGCCGGATTGATGGAAATAGAGCGAGTCGGAGGAATTAAACGCGTTCTTTGCCATTCGGAAAAGGGAGCTGCTTACATGGCGGATGGGTACGCAAGGGCATCCCGGCGTCCCGGCATTGCTATGTGTCAATCCGTGGGCGCAGCTAATCTGGCATCAGGACTTCAGGACGCTTATCTTGCTCACTCGCCTGTCATTGCCATCACGGGTCGGCAACGAACCTCTTTCCGCTACCGTCACGCCTACCAAGAAATTGACCATTGGCCTCTTTTCGAACCAGTGACAAAGTATAATGCCTTTGTTGATACCCTCGAACAATTTCCTCATGAATTGCGTCAGGCTTTTCGTGAATCCACCACCGGCACCCCAGGACCGGTACATTTAGAACTTCCGGGTATTCAAGGGGAAGTAGTTGGGGCCGCCGAGGCCACCTTGGAAATCTTTGGGGAAGCAGAATTTCAATCATACCCTCCGTATCGATTGGAACCAGACAAAGAAATGGTAAAAGAAGCTGCTAAACTGCTCGAACGCTCCAAGTTTCCTGTTTTTGTAGCTGGCGGGGGGGCAGTCGCCTCCCGAGCAGGATCGGCCATCCTTGATCTGGCTGAGAAACTTTCGGCTCCAGTAGCTGTTTCGCTGAACGGCAAAGGCTCCATTCCTGATAATCACCCTCTCGCCGTTGGGGTAGTTGGTACCTATTCAAGATGGTGTGCCAACAAGGTGGTCCAAGAAGCTGATTTAGTTGTGTATGTGGGAAGTCAAATGGGCGACCAAGTTACCGATAATTGGACAGTCCCTTTACCCGGAACAGACGTAATTCAGATTGACCTGAATCCTGCTGAATTGGGACGCAATTGCTCTACAAAATTATCAATCTTGGGCGATGCCAGGAAAACAATCATCAAGCTCTCGGAATCACTTAGATCAAAGAGAAAAGACCCTGAATGGGCACAGCGTGTGCGTCAATGGGTGAAAGAATGGCATCTGGAATACAAACCAAAATTGGAGTCTGATGCCAACCCCATCCGCCCTGAAAGACTATGTCGCGAACTCTCACAATTTCTTCCATCCGATGCCCTCCTGGTCGCCGACACTGGGCACTCGGGAAGTTGGACGGGTACCATGGTAGATCTGACCCAAGAGACCCAAGACTACATGCGTTGTGCTGGATCTCTGGGCTGGGCCTTCCCCGCTAGCCTAGGTGCTAAATGTGCTCAGCCCGATCGACCTGTAGTCTGCTTTACAGGAGATGGTGGATTTTGGTACCACATGGCTGAGCTTGAAACAGCCACCCGATGTGGGATCAACACGGTCACTGTGATTAATAACAACCGTTCCCTGAATCAGGACAGGCCTGGAGTCGATGTTGCATACAGGAATTTTCCTGATGGAAATCCAACGGAAATGTGGGTCTACAACGACGTAGACTTCTCTCGCTTCGCTTCAGTTATAGGCTGCTTCGGTATAAGGGTAGAGCGATCGAGTGATATCCAGAATGCACTCGAGCAAGCTCTCGCATCTCAAAAACCAGCCATCATAGACGTGGCCACAGACATCGAGGCCTTCGCACCCTGGACGCAAACACCATCGTAA
- the fabG_5 gene encoding 3-oxoacyl-[acyl-carrier-protein] reductase FabG, with protein sequence MGKLDGKVALVTGAARGLGRAYALHLARLGADVAVNDINIRSHEEYDEEITAASVPQEIEAIGVRGIGLECDVTDCSQVKLMFRKVEESLGKLDILVNNAGGALFGPKEFKPMHDLNFHGTVHCCEASAEIMKRQRSGKIVNVASQAGIIGSNGQSYATSKAAVIHYTRCLANELGPYGINVNAIAPGFILSSRAIAGGRSQGETRRDLESKIALGRLGDPEDCAKVIEFLVTDLSDYLTGQTIRVCGGYVLC encoded by the coding sequence ATGGGGAAGTTAGATGGAAAAGTAGCATTGGTAACAGGCGCTGCACGCGGGCTTGGGAGAGCCTACGCCCTTCATCTAGCAAGACTCGGAGCTGATGTAGCCGTAAATGATATCAACATCCGGTCTCACGAAGAGTATGACGAGGAAATAACTGCGGCAAGCGTGCCCCAGGAAATCGAAGCAATCGGAGTGAGAGGCATAGGGCTTGAGTGCGATGTAACGGACTGTTCACAGGTAAAATTGATGTTTCGTAAGGTCGAGGAGTCATTGGGCAAACTCGATATTCTAGTTAATAACGCAGGAGGTGCCTTATTCGGACCGAAAGAATTCAAACCAATGCACGATTTGAATTTCCACGGGACCGTGCATTGTTGCGAAGCCTCGGCAGAAATTATGAAACGCCAGCGTTCGGGAAAGATAGTGAACGTGGCCAGCCAAGCTGGAATCATCGGTAGCAATGGTCAATCCTATGCGACATCCAAAGCAGCGGTGATTCACTATACAAGATGCCTCGCCAATGAACTTGGTCCTTACGGAATAAACGTTAATGCGATAGCGCCTGGATTCATTCTCAGTTCACGCGCTATTGCCGGAGGACGCAGCCAAGGTGAAACTCGACGAGACCTCGAGTCAAAAATCGCTCTCGGCCGTCTTGGAGATCCAGAAGATTGCGCAAAAGTGATTGAATTTCTCGTGACCGATTTATCCGATTACCTTACCGGCCAAACCATTCGAGTATGTGGGGGATATGTACTTTGCTGA
- the thiO_1 gene encoding Glycine oxidase produces MAETSKIVILGGGVVGCSIAYYLSREGVKSTIIEREGIGSQASGYSVGGLNPLEGSHIPGQLAPLAIESYRMHADLWEWLKEETRICFQGRVTEMVTLAFSEAEIPGLFKSLEYFENASSDGFSGCWMDAKELLNLEPRLSSKLIGGALLRGNRALDSFEFTRALADAAGKRGVAFRHGLVETFKTDGNRVYRVILGDGEIDCEQVVLAAGPWSGQLVRCLNLDLPVEPLKGELLRMKLPGLRLPCDFIGDGFSIYAKPDGLVWCGTTEEWQGFDRKPSDSARASILKGAMRILPDIAKAELIKHTACLRPMTTDAMPVIGRAPGWDNVFLATGAGRKGILLSTGMGKSITDLLTARTTEISIEHCSPERYG; encoded by the coding sequence ATGGCTGAAACCAGTAAAATCGTTATACTAGGTGGTGGAGTAGTTGGGTGCTCGATTGCTTACTACTTGAGTCGTGAAGGTGTTAAATCGACCATAATTGAACGAGAAGGAATAGGGAGCCAGGCATCAGGATATTCCGTTGGTGGGCTTAATCCTCTCGAGGGTTCTCACATTCCGGGACAGCTAGCACCTTTAGCGATTGAGAGCTATCGGATGCATGCAGATTTGTGGGAATGGCTAAAAGAAGAGACGAGGATCTGTTTTCAGGGAAGAGTGACGGAAATGGTAACACTTGCCTTTTCCGAGGCAGAAATTCCGGGTTTGTTCAAATCCTTGGAATACTTCGAGAATGCGAGTTCGGATGGATTCTCTGGTTGCTGGATGGATGCCAAGGAACTGTTGAATCTCGAACCTCGGTTATCTTCAAAACTGATCGGGGGTGCATTGCTGCGTGGTAATCGGGCACTCGACAGCTTCGAATTTACCAGGGCTTTGGCCGATGCTGCAGGTAAACGGGGGGTGGCCTTTAGGCATGGACTTGTTGAAACTTTCAAGACAGACGGTAATCGAGTATATAGAGTCATTCTTGGGGATGGAGAGATAGATTGTGAGCAAGTGGTCCTAGCTGCCGGTCCGTGGTCAGGTCAGCTCGTTCGTTGTCTGAATTTAGACTTGCCGGTCGAACCGCTCAAGGGCGAACTGTTGCGAATGAAGCTTCCTGGTCTTCGGTTGCCGTGCGACTTCATTGGAGATGGATTCTCGATCTATGCCAAGCCCGATGGCCTTGTTTGGTGCGGAACTACCGAAGAATGGCAAGGTTTTGATCGCAAGCCGAGTGATTCAGCACGTGCTTCTATATTGAAGGGAGCGATGCGAATATTACCAGATATTGCCAAAGCCGAACTGATAAAACACACTGCGTGTCTTCGCCCAATGACTACTGATGCGATGCCTGTGATCGGACGTGCGCCTGGGTGGGATAATGTTTTTCTAGCCACAGGTGCTGGTAGAAAGGGAATTTTACTAAGTACAGGAATGGGTAAATCCATTACTGATTTGCTGACAGCAAGGACAACCGAGATATCAATTGAACATTGCTCTCCTGAGCGATATGGATAA